The Argonema galeatum A003/A1 genome contains the following window.
AGCTTAGCTTGCTAGTAGATACACAACAATTTGCAGAAGCGGAAGCGTTGCGGAAGGCGATCGATCTTAATGAATTACCCGCCAGTCGCAGAGCAGTTTATGCGAGAATTAACTTAGCTCATAGTTTAACGAGACTGGAGACTGGGAATGGGGGACGCAAAGAGGATTTACCGAGTGTCGATCGGGATTCTGCACAATTATTAGCTACAGCAATTCAAGAAGCAAGAAACTTAAAAGATCTTCGGGCTGAATCTTACGCTCTTGGCAATTTGGGAGAATTATACGAATTGACAGGACAATCAAAAGATAGCCTAGCTATAACACAGCAAGCCCTGGTTTTAGCTCAAGCAATTAATGCTTCGGATATTGCTTATCGATGGCAATGGCAATTAGGAAGATTGCTGAAAGAGCAGGGGGATAAAAAGCAAGCGATATCCGCTTATAAGGTAGCAGTTGAAACTCTCAAATCTCTGCGTAGCGACTTAGTTGCCATCAATCCCGACAATCCAGATGTCCAGTTTTCGTTTCGGGATAGTGTAGAACCAGTCTATCGCGAATTTGTCGATTTATTAGTTACCACAGAAGCAGAACCGAGTCAAGAAAATTTACGGCAAGCGCGGTATGCGATCGAATCACTCCAACTAGCCGAATTAGATAACTTCTTCCAAGAAGCTTGCTTGAATGCCAAACCCGTACAAATCGACAAAATTGACACCACCGCCGCAGTAATCTATCCTATCATTTTGAAAGATAAACTAGCAGTCATCTTAGCATTACCCCAATCTGGGCTGCGCTACTACGCCACAGTTAAACCCCAGAGCGAAATTGAAACCCTGCTCGATGAATTGCAACAAGATATCGGACGACTCGCCGCCAACAATCAACAAGTATTGCGCCTTTCCCAACAAGTATACGACTGGATTATTGGACCCGCCGAAGCAGCATTAGAAAAAGAAAAAGTGCAAACTTTAGTATTTGTACTGGATGGTTTATTGCGGAATATTCCGATGGCTGCTCTGCACGACGGACAGCAGTATTTAATCGAAAAATATAGCATAGCCCTAACTCCAGGACTACAGTTACTCGCGCCTCAACCGCTAAGACAAGGACAGCTTAGGGTACTGACAGCGGGATTATCGGAAGCGCGTCAAGGTTTTTCCTCTCTCCCTAACGTAAAGCCGGAATTACAAGAAATCCAGAAGCAGGTAAACAGTCAGATACTTTTAGATGGGGAATTTACGGTCACTAACCTGCAACGGGCTATTAATTCAACTCCTTTCCCCATAGTGCATATCGCCTCCCACGGACAATTTAGTTCCCAAGCAGAGAAAACGTTTATTCTTACCTGGAATGATAAGATTAATGTGAAAGAGTTAGATAATTTATTGCGTAGGAGAGAACAAAAGGAATCGCATCCTATTGAATTACTTGTTTTTAGTGCTTGCGAAACAGCAGAAGGAGACAGTCGAGCTGCTTTGGGATTAGCTGGAGTAGCGGTGAGAGCGGGCGCACGCAGCACTGTAGCAACTTTGTGGAAAGTC
Protein-coding sequences here:
- a CDS encoding CHAT domain-containing protein, with the protein product MRLKLTSVANQITRREMKIKSLARLFLSCNLQLAIKWLNRITLALLAAFFSASVSLAMGNGESVIGNGNKQLPITNYQSPIPNPQQLLQQGRKFFQAEQFSQAAEVWQKAASAFKGAGDKLNEALALSYLSLAYQQLGKWQEATDAIASGLSLLKNSGSSRDSLSILAQTLNTKGHLQLALGQSEDALTTWTQAAAKYSQIGDTEGAIGSQINSAQAMQALGLYRRANKSLEEIEISLQNQPKSLIKATGLRSLGNALRAIGDLEKSRKLLQQSLSIAQELGSTPAISAAYFSLGNTARSLAKRAEELADKSTAKTEIEAALKAYLEATKISLPIRRVEAQLNQLSLLVDTQQFAEAEALRKAIDLNELPASRRAVYARINLAHSLTRLETGNGGRKEDLPSVDRDSAQLLATAIQEARNLKDLRAESYALGNLGELYELTGQSKDSLAITQQALVLAQAINASDIAYRWQWQLGRLLKEQGDKKQAISAYKVAVETLKSLRSDLVAINPDNPDVQFSFRDSVEPVYREFVDLLVTTEAEPSQENLRQARYAIESLQLAELDNFFQEACLNAKPVQIDKIDTTAAVIYPIILKDKLAVILALPQSGLRYYATVKPQSEIETLLDELQQDIGRLAANNQQVLRLSQQVYDWIIGPAEAALEKEKVQTLVFVLDGLLRNIPMAALHDGQQYLIEKYSIALTPGLQLLAPQPLRQGQLRVLTAGLSEARQGFSSLPNVKPELQEIQKQVNSQILLDGEFTVTNLQRAINSTPFPIVHIASHGQFSSQAEKTFILTWNDKINVKELDNLLRRREQKESHPIELLVFSACETAEGDSRAALGLAGVAVRAGARSTVATLWKVSDRSTAVLMTELYRELTKQGVSKAEALRSAQLTLLKENRYKFPYFWAPYVLVGNWR